The Montipora foliosa isolate CH-2021 chromosome 6, ASM3666993v2, whole genome shotgun sequence genome includes the window tattattatttattgtagtAGAGTAGTACTTCCTCAATACAAACCTccctttcttttctctttctttcagCTTCACTTCTTGTAGCTAAGGCCtgctttttttcctcttctcttctttttatttcatcttgctatacatttgccattaaaaaaaaaagttattgaaatgGAGGGATAAAATCTTAAATCAATAAtgttataaatattattattattaagatgtTTAGGGACTGACGATAACTCAGTTCTGCAATTAAAGAACTGTCTTATTTTTtaacttataataataataattattacagtgTATATATTTGTAGGCAAGTCAAAAAAGGAATGGTATTGGAAGGAAAACTGAGTCCAGTGCTTAAAgcgagcagggatggcgcagtagtgagagcactcacctcccaccaatgtggcccgggtttgattcccagatccagcgtcacatgtgggttgagtttgttggttctctaccctAGCTGATCCAAGAGGATTTTCTCTGGGCACTCTGgggtttcccctctcccccaaaaCCAATTTGATTTGacatgtattaatttgatttgatttaatttgacatgtgcatgaccccacaagctattctGCTTTGAACATtattgtgtgaaaataaagttctattattaAAAAGGTGTGTTGCTATTGTTTGTTCACACTTAATTTTCCTTCCTCCCTACTCTCTAAGCAAAAGGAAAGGTAATGAGAACAAAAGTGACTTCTGATGGTAAACAGATGATGTAGgataaaatttatcttcaaagtTTGTCATTTTTACTCTGTTGTTCCAGGCTATGACAATTAATGTTACATGTAAGTCAGCAGTAATGCATcaaataatatacatgtaataataaccTCTGATTTGGACCAAAACTTGTCTCTTTCCTGGACatttatttccttttgaatTTTCACTTTCTGGTATACTGAACCCTGTAAATTTAATCAATAAAACAGACAAAGacttttaaaaataaactgtaaGAACCACAAAAAATAGcaagaagaaaatttagtgtAATGGGCTAAGAGCACCCTTTCAGTAAGGTGGGTCTtaaaaacacaggtcacattccacaagTCAAGACTAGAAGTCTTTGCTCCAGTGATGAACAACTAACTAAAGCCAAATGTTTCCCTTCGACCTGAttagaaacaatatttttatcgAGTCATTAGGGCTAGGaaacacttttggtgttgtaaACTTATTTGTCTGTAGCACAGTGACATGTATcctgacctgtggaatgtgaggtccctgtgttttagacctgccaCTTTCAGTACGGGCCTGCAGTAAATGGCTTTCAACCTGTTGCCATAATTATTATGGCAACAGGTTGAAGCCATTTAGGCTTGTCAGGTTGAagccaaataaataatttataattacatgtattacttGAAATGTAGctattataataaaataaaaatagaaatgaTGACCATAAACTGATTTTACTTACAACGGGTGTAATGGGTTCCGCTGGTTTGGCTTTTTCTTTGTGGAAACTGTAGTTTGCTCCTGCAATacagatatttatttatttatttatttatttatttatttattctgcCATGAACCACACTACAGTTTttaaaagatatgtttaaaaaaaatacgaaaataaATTAAGGCATGTAAGGGAATATAAATAATTACAACACAATGTACttattaatataattattaatgtAGATGTCTCTGCAGTTATAGCAGAGATGCCTAAAGAAGCCAAGTGGCTTATGAACAAAGGTGTCCTAAAGTAATACATGATGAAATATGGTATTCCAAAAACAAATATCTCGATAAATTATGTTAAAGATAAAAAGACACAGGAgaagaacaaacaaaagaaaagaaacaactaCGAACAAATATGTAGCTCCGTTAAGAGATTATGTGATAAGTAAGAAGGGATCTTTAAATTTGATTCTTTTACTAAACAAATCTCAACCCACCTATCATCGAATTCTCAATTTGGTTTCCAAGTCTGGACATACAAAATTAGCAAAATTATCGGTCcaataattttgctattttGTATGTCCAGACTTGGAAACCAAATTGAGAATTCGATGATAGGTGGGTtgatgcaaagaaaacaatctCCAGATCAAGGAGGTGACACCTCTGAGTATATGCATATGAAAggcaaaaaaagtttaaaaattcaGAGCATTGTTTCCTACGAGAAAGAGATTTTGAATGTTTAAGACACTGGATAAAGGCCTTCTTCAGGCCTCTTTTCATGCTTAACTACtctcaaaaattaaaatgatagCAAGTACACTAAAATGTCTCACCAGAagcttttttcactttttcaagGACGACACTTTCCTCAACATCGTCGGATGATCTAGCTATGATGGTGACATGTGCTCCCttcatgcaaaaaaagaaagaaaaaaaatcaagaaaagaaattaaaattaagttaCCATAATTCAGTCATAAAAAAAATCATGGATTGTCATGCCATGTGTAAAAAGAAGATACTGATGCTAAGAGGTTACTGGTAATGGCTGCAGGTTGCGAGGATTTGCCAGCTATATGCTAATATTCACTGTTTATCAACAATTctattatttaaattttgccaatgttacgtcacctattgtcattaatgtgccaaccagagatctattggctgtcaaaacaaaggttcttttgttctgtggacTATGTATCATGGAATTCAATCATTGGTTTGGCTTTAGGAGAACGGCAAGGAAATGCATGGGAACTGTTCTGACGTTAAACTGATAAGTAAAAGATTTACTCAGAAACAGGCAGTAAGATACTTAGTCTAATATTATGTTAAATCTCAGTACTTTAAATGAACTTTTACACAGGTGAATAACAAACGTCTCTCTAGGAATAAGAAATTCTTCTACTTGTGTGTTTGCATAAAGATTGAGACACTTTTCCATGCATAAAAATTAAAGCCATTGTGAACTACACGATGTTAACAGAGAACCGTTCGTGGATTTCATATACTTATTAATGGTATTATCAAGCTTATTTCCATTCATGGAAATTTATGAAATAACTTTTACAGAAGTAATACACATTAATGGGAATGGGGtatgaatttttttccaaacaaaaaaTGCATTTATTTAATGGAAAATtggtaaaaatgtaaatttgcTAATTCCCATTatggtttttctaaatgacATTAAGTTATGTCATTTGGGAAAATTTCCTGTGGTAATGGTGAGTACCACTAGCAGCTTCCATTTAGTGGCTGGCTGCAAATAGTAGACTGAAGCTCCTAGATTTTAATTTTCAGGAACCCAACCTTTTCTTAAAATTGATTGTAATGCAGTTATTAAACTCCTACAAAAAAcatgtgaaaaaaattgccacaagcataataaataaataaataaattcagtCTGCAAAAGTGACAATGACTGTTTCATGAAAAGTTCCAGCTCTAATCAGGTTCCTCAAGATTGTTCTGTCCTTTGCTCATTGTTTCCAGGTACATGTACCTTCTACAATATTGTCCATAATATTCGCTCAGTAAAAAGGACTagtatttacaaggctaaaaattaaaaaaaaaaaagtaagatcTACATGTACCCTTTTCGGCATTAAGTCATCTTCAGGGAATGATGAAGATTGCTTAATGCCGAGAATATTCggacttttacttttttctttaattttcagccTTGTAAATACTTCTACAATATTGTTCTGTCCTTGAATCGTAGCATTTATAACTGGGAGTACAGCTGCTGCTTGGGTAGTCTCGTGGAGTCCATGGATCTTCTCTTTATGACTGACCCTTCTCAGGTTtattaaatattatatttttttaagaataaaaatagTGAGCCTTCAATGGTTTCAAGTAACTGCTTTTTTCAGAAAAAGCCAATCTTTAAACTTACCTTAAATAATTTTTCAACATCCCTGACGTGGTTTGCACAGACACCTTTTCTTGATGATGGTGCACCTTCTCCTTGCTAGAAAACAGGTCAAACCCTTTCATAAAATACTTGTGTCAGGATTTTAATACTTtgggtgcattcgattgaccctattccggaataagtatacgtggagtgatgatttaaaaagcTATGTTTGGCGTATTTAAGCAACAAGGACAATAAAGATATGTCTAAAATAGAATTATAGCAGGCttttgacaattttgatgtgaatctccgtaaaaataaaaaaggatttctaacttctactCCATGTATTCCCAGCagttacaaaacacaggtcaaaggtcgttgttatacctcccaactcaaatacgttttctgattggaggagaacgtgtcacgtgtcattggtcaaaacttcatgacgccctagggcaacaacaacttgaactttcgactcacacgtgatcaggtcgtgcacctttgaaacggcggcaaatctgtacgccagccgacgtcaagcaaataatttttatctgtgtattgttctattttgagttgggaggtataacaaaacacttaatgactggcccctcaggaaacagtgagttttgtttccccttgacctcaatgtttccctcggcttcgcctcggggaacattgagggtctcggggaaacaaaactcactgtttcccctggggccagtcattaagtgcttattgttttaccaaatacagaaagtatcctaaacattcataaaagctaaccttaggcctaaacaaaagtttttaggcctaaggttgtagcttttatgaatgtttgtgATACTTtccgtattggtaaaacaatgacctgtgacctgtgttttgtacctgccgatgtattcctattctggaatacgcTCAATCAAACACACTCTTAGATTATGGTCACTTTTATCAATGGTGACTCAGGGATGCTCAGAAAAATTCCGATGCTCCTTTGTAGGAGTTGAAtcttcaacaaattattgctggtTCATATGTTCTCTCAGAACCAATGAGTTACATGACTGAACAGTCATACACATGTATATGCTGTGGTCCAAGTTTTTTCCTagttcaaaattattttcacactatttcaattttgcttttcctttgtttcagattgtCACAATGGGTATTACACAAAGAAATATCAAAATtgaagtgttttgaaaaatgttaaaccaAGAAAGTCCTTGATCTTTGCCTTTGACACACATAATTATATGGAAAAAaatcctctggcacccagggtacttGACTGGGAGCTAACTAGGCCATTAAATTAAAGTAGGTTCATCTGGAGAGAAATTGTCTGAACAAAGAATTACTGCAATCTTATTATAACATTGAAGAAGACGATGAAATGTTAAAAGGAATGTATATTTTTATCAGTGGATATTAATAATCATGGATAAGTACCTTCCAACTTAGACTGCAAACTGTCTCTCCATGCATTGAATGACACACAGTCAACAGGTGGGGAATTGGAGGAAGAAGGGAAAAGGAGAGCCTGTAATGGCCTCCACCATTTGAGATTCTTCATTCAGATTACAAACGCAAATTGATAATTGGCCAATTTGACCGTCACATATGTCAAAAAAATGATGCAGAGAATTCAATaccatacatgtactgtaggaCCGCGAGCACGGAGGGTGATGTGGATTTTCTTGTAAATAAAGCAAACTTACAGCTGTAGCTCTGTGTCTAATATCTTCCAAAGCAACTGAAGTgttcaaaaagaacaaaagcttGCAGCTGGGAGCCTCCAAATTGGAAAGGATAAGCTGGCTATGCTCCCTACCAGTACAATCTAAAATAATTGTTGAGAGACCATTGGAGGTTTTCCTTTTCCCCACTCGCTCCAATTTCCCAGATGTTGAACGCACGCCATTCGACAAACGGAGAGCCTGTGTGCAGGCTACTCCCAACTCAGAGATAATATGaacccactgacgagtaaaagtgtctggcattagacagagtaaaatactctggcattAGACATAGTGAAATACTAAGTATGCATATGGCAGGTTCAGGTTGGCTACgaagtcaaagggttaattatgattcctttttttctttttcttttttataaattttgtgcgaggcaaaataaataaataaataataataataaggattattattattataatcattattattattattattattattattattatcattattattattacatacatttttattaatactacacgttttttaatatagcttttattgtaataagtagtatatttattgtaatataataaaaaaaaattattattagtattataatcactattattattattattattatcatgaagaaaaagaagaataagAAATTAGTATAGGAATGATTTTATTACATGACTATgggtttcaaaacatcacaagtGGCCATGGATAACTCACGAAATGCAAGAGTAACTCCATAGAattttctttaataataatattatactcaacaaaatcactcaaTTGCTGTGTTTCCATAACAACTTCCATATAGCACTCTAGAAACTCTCTTTTGGACTCTTTTGGATAAACATATAAATTTATGCATTCatcactgaccaatcagaaagagTGAGTAATATTCTGtttaaaaggtaaaggtaagaTCCTTATTTCATGAGGGTAACATGTGACAGTGAAGTAGAGTTAGTGAAAATGTTGTGGCCCTCTATGTGCACCTTTTACCTCCCCCCTCCTTTTTGCTCTCAATGCTCCGTTTTACAGCTGTTCAACCTACAGCTACATGGCCGATCAGAGGAAAGACGAAACAGACGTCGATTGAAAGAGAAGGGGATCAAACTGGCAACCACCAGCTAAAAAGGCCACGCACTAACTGACTGAGCTATGCCTGTCTGTGAGTTACACATGTATACTCTGTTTCAAGAGTTTACATGAtggtaataataacaataacaataataataacacatgGTGACATACCCAGTTTATGAAAACAATTTTAGGCAAGTTTGTGTTTGGGTCCATAACTTTAATGCCAGCATACAGTATCTTGCCTTCATTGAGTTCATCCACCAATTCATCAAGGTCACCATCTAAAAGTTAATGTTATCAACATCATGTAAGAACAGATTATGATAAAGCGACTTGaacatgaccttgaaaaataaaccgcaaaacatttaattggttTAAATCGAACAAACACAAACGTcatgaattttcattggcttagcgaatgCAGATGCAAACAAAGTCATCTCTCcgtggaactttctggaaagtgattggcatttcgctttgatgtcatttgaaatgcagtaaattGTGCTTGGGATATTGAACTGAaattactgcccatattaggagtttccttggtgGGAATATGGAGAAgctgttttaatcttgccaaacactGGTCTGTGAAACAAACtgcaaacactttttcaaggtcatacgaaagtcgctctaacaAAATCATTTATAAACAACTGATGCACAACAAGTCTAACATGAGCAGGCAGTCATAAAAGCATACATGCACTGAATGCTCAAGAATTAGTTTAAGCCCCAGTTTTCACTTTCCCATAGCAATAGCCTTataaaaaaaagcaaggtgataGAATTCTGAATGGACACCTAAACAATAATTTAATGAAATTGAgatttagaatctctgtaccgtggccaatttacattatcaactccgtggataaaaccaaatttttgtgtactacttccccaccgacgaagcaccacagtttctttagaaactaccccttcataccCCAACATTGCCTTCCTTTGGCTCACCTTGGAAAAACCCTTCAGACTACAAACATTCTTGACTACATGATTTTGATCTCACAAAAAGAATTATATAAAAGTTGGTGGATAAAGCAATTTCACTTGAAATAAAATCTTTAATTCTAAACAtggataataatattaattataatCATCACAGGAAATTTACTTGTGGAATTATGTTGTTAAATTCACAAGGTGATTTAACAGGGCATTGGAATTGTTGCTTATGATTTTTCAAGGCTGGATAATCATAACACCAATCACATGATGATTTATCCACACTTGGAAAATCGACACTGGAATCAAATACGATTCACCTGAATCACGTGGTATGATTCCAGCAGCCCGAAAAATCATTGGTGGAATCATAACTTAGGATTCGTTGCTTTCTTGAAATTGTTCGTGGATTCAATATCGTTACTAACTTATTAAAATCTGAACCATGTTTAAAATAAGCACTCGTGACAACGTGCGATACACGGAGGAGAAAAAAAAGTGTGATTTCCATGATATTGGGCAAGAAAACGACTGGCAGTGTGTGAGGTGTCTGAGAGCATTCTTTTGGTAAGTCAGCTGTCACCTGTTATTGATCTTGTATTTGAATGTTGAAGCAATTTTTATTTGGATGTATTGATCATTTGTTTGAAGACATTGCACACGTTGTGAGAAGCGAGCTTAAACAATGGTAAATCGTTGGAAACTTCACTGAAATTTACAGTATTGTCAAGGTTGCACATTATATTATTGTCTCTTGTGTATGCAAAAGTGTGCCTTGGTGTGTTCAATTTGTAGTTATAATGCAAAGCAATTATTTTTTATGTCCCAACTCTTGATGTATTTCAGGTCGTATGATTAAACATTTTCGTGAAATATTAGAACTCGATGGAAACCAACCCTATTTCCTTCAAGAGCCACATTAAGTGAATAGTGACCAGCCAGGCCTATTTAATCCCTTTTTATCAGTTGCTGTGCTTCCAGATTATATTGCAGTATCTAATTAGATGATTTGTTGAAACCTTTAATAAATCTACTGGTAATTGCTaaacataatttggaaaaaattgaatttaattatcattttaatgataaaagcttacatgtaattataaaATTGACATCAGTTTTCTTTAATCTGTACCATTATACAGCATGTAATGTCTTGAAATATTCAAGTTTCAAGTGGAACTACGAGCCAACATTTTCTATGTTCTATAAGAGTACAGACCACAGACAACTGACAATAACTTGGGGAAAAAAGTACAATGTAACAAAATCACCCTACTGTTTGGTTTCACATTTGTTGAGACAGCATGTGCTCAATCGTGTTACTGTTAACATCATACATGTAGttcatggccacaaaccaatcAGTGCGTAAGAATTTTGACAGTTATTGTAATTAGTAAAACTAACAATTGCACTTAGATCAAACcagaaatacaatgtacatctATCTTATATATTGAAATTTATCTTCCCAACGTTTCTCAAGTAATTATTTGgctaataacatgggtgacaaattactccttaattttggaaCGAAATTTAAGGGttcatttttaatttgacatgtgaaattacaatgttgccattgcaacttttcctacattaCCAACATGGTATCCAGGTTTGAGAATTAAGGAGTAAGTTTAAAACAATGTAGCTAATCAatggaaattatttgattttggacaaaacatgtGTAAAATTATGCCCTAATTTCAtttgtcaccatttgattacccaaaTTTCTcaagtaatattattatttggtAACTTTCCTTAAAATGACCTGTGTCATGCATTTTGGACAAGACCACTTGGGCCTGAACCTTCATCTTCTTAAGTGCTATACAGAATGGATATCTGGGTAATTGAGGAAGTTTAAGTAGTTATTGGCCAGTCTTCTGAAGCATCATCCTACAGTTTTAGTGGGTTACTCTGTGGGTTTCACTGATTGCGATACTCAAGGTACGTAATGTAGTCATCGACTCAGATTAGCCACTAACTGATAGTTCTTCTTAACTTGAAGTGTAGTCACCCTACGTATCAACCTTCTCACATTGACAATATGATCTCCACGATAAAAAGTGCTTTTCAAGGCTGGCAATCCAGCTAATTTGTCAGAAGCATGGTTCTTGTTGGCAAAGTGAAACCAGTTAACGTTTGCCAGATGGTGTACCTTCATGCTAGTGGCTCCATTTGACCCTTTCAAGTGGACACGTGcagtgaaaaagaaattaaccTGAATAAAATAGGGAGAAACATCCTCACTATCACTCCCATCTAACTTGTCCACACAATAAACAAGGGCTGTTTGACCTCTGTCTGTTCTGTTGTATGCTGAAGAGAAAGTGGAACCATTTACATCACATCTAGCAAATGTATCAATGCGTGGCTCAACGGACAACAGTGAATCCTCATAAATGTCTGACAAGTAGTTTTTAAGTTCAAtaaaaaattcaagttttgGTCTTTGTTTCATTCTTCGTGGTGGCAACATCTGAACTCTCCACTGTTTGGCTACTTCTTCTGGGAAATCTTCTCTTTCCACTCTCAACTGAGTGTCCAATGTTCCTTGTGTTCTGGATGGAGCTAGTTTATAAATGCAATCAAGCCCATTAAAAAAGCGTTCTGCTTGTATTCTGAGGTAAACTGACCATTCCTCCTGCCTTTCTGCACTATGATCATCTAGGCACTGATTAAGGAATGGCTTCAGTTGCGAAGGGATGGATTTTTCTTGGAAGCTGTCTAATGTTGGGATCTTTGAAGTACTAATTAAGTGCTGCACAACAAAGTTACGAAAAATTTCTTCTTCCACAGTTTTTCCACTGTTGTTCATGTCACCTAAAAGGCCAATGTGTCGTTCGTACGGAAAGCACCACCAGCTTGTTGGGGGGCCCCAATTCTGAATAAGCTCAGGAATGTGTAGTGCCATGTGGTAATTCACACTTACGGCATACTTTCCAAGCACCCTAGCATACAGTTTATGGTGTTTTTGGAGAAGACAGGAAATATCATCTACCTCATGCCTCATGATGGGGTCCTTCAACATAAGTTCAACTGCTTCAGCAAGACATTTGGTCGTGTCATAGAACGAGTATGGCACAATGTTCCATAGGCATACCCGGGCATAAGTCACAATGAAATTTTTCCATTGCTGGGCTTTCAAACCACGTGCAGACATCTTTTCTAGCATTGTCTTTGGTAGTCTCCCAACATCATAGGGAACCCTCAGAGCACTCAATCTGCTTGCCAGTAtttcaatttctttgtctgtcaaCATATCATTGCTATTGGATATCAGAACTTCACCAATGTCTGATACAAGGCCCATCAAAATGTTGTGCATGGGATCAATTAGGAAATTTTGAACCATATCAAAATATGGCAGACGAATGAGTTCACTATACTTCACACCTGATTTTTGGGAAAGGGTTTGAGCAGTTGCTTTGTTTGCAGCCTTTCTGTAAGTGTTCATTGCCTTCCTAACCTCTTTGTCAGTCCGGTATGGAAAACTTTTGCTTGAGTCTGAGTAAAAACTCATCTTGCCACTTGCTCCAATCGTCCCTTTTTCACGAACTGCCTGGAAGCAACATTTATCACAGGGCAGATCTGCTTTGTGACTTTTGTACTGTGACACCTTTCTTGAGGCTGGGAGGTCAGCCAAGATGGGAAGAAGAATAGAGCGGCTGAATATTTTCCCCGGACCCAATGAATTGATCTGAATTCCAGAGTATAATGTAATTAGGTCATCAATGATGGGTGATAAATAGGTATTGACATGACCTTCTGGCTCT containing:
- the LOC138006388 gene encoding uncharacterized protein, translated to MTLPVINDKSNWKNECHGQEERKDEEEKSSNLIRWISLLLLRIKLQYNLSNTLFTVLLNLIYFIFFVLRHPLHLIFPKTISELELISDLKVLNKTKIFAVCPNPKCACLYSIDEISCKVNGKQRAEICKKKLWGKRCNTELSFEKKLSFGRTKMVPFKTYPFLPPSEWIKMFFKQEQFLHLIRDRPEPSKTEYRDIWDGKILQQFLMDPDDMTKPLLKDKMNLALLLYLDFFNPFQRAVYSCGAIYMSVLNIPKSQRFKARWSMLIGLIPGPSEPEGHVNTYLSPIIDDLITLYSGIQINSLGPGKIFSRSILLPILADLPASRKVSQYKSHKADLPCDKCCFQAVREKGTIGASGKMSFYSDSSKSFPYRTDKEVRKAMNTYRKAANKATAQTLSQKSGVKYSELIRLPYFDMVQNFLIDPMHNILMGLVSDIGEVLISNSNDMLTDKEIEILASRLSALRVPYDVGRLPKTMLEKMSARGLKAQQWKNFIVTYARVCLWNIVPYSFYDTTKCLAEAVELMLKDPIMRHEVDDISCLLQKHHKLYARVLGKYAVSVNYHMALHIPELIQNWGPPTSWWCFPYERHIGLLGDMNNSGKTVEEEIFRNFVVQHLISTSKIPTLDSFQEKSIPSQLKPFLNQCLDDHSAERQEEWSVYLRIQAERFFNGLDCIYKLAPSRTQGTLDTQLRVEREDFPEEVAKQWRVQMLPPRRMKQRPKLEFFIELKNYLSDIYEDSLLSVEPRIDTFARCDVNGSTFSSAYNRTDRGQTALVYCVDKLDGSDSEDVSPYFIQVNFFFTARVHLKGSNGATSMKVHHLANVNWFHFANKNHASDKLAGLPALKSTFYRGDHIVNVRRLIRRVTTLQVKKNYQLVANLSR